TACTCAATCGGTACAAATCTCGTGATCGTGACTTTATACTCGTCGACGAGGCAGCTAAAGAGAACAAAGGTGTAACAGAACTCGATTCTTATACAGGTGGTGGTTTATTAGTGGACATGATGAAAAGAGCAACGCAAACTAAACAGTACGCTGAACTAGATCACGCTCTAAGAACAAAAGTGGAGCCGTATTTATACAATAAGGGTAAAGGTAAATGGATCCCGATCGAAAAGTTGGTTTTACTGCGGAATAAAGATCGCCCGAAGCATAAAATGGTAAGAAAACGAACATATCGCTTAACAAGAGTTCTCATTGTGCGTGTATGCAGCTTCCACCATTGAGGGCTATGGAGAATCCGGCTGATTACGACATAGACAAGGATATGGGCGAGGAAGAAGTGGACGAAACGAAGATAGGTGAACATATATTGtacatacattaataataacattatacAAAGAAAGTATCAAAACTTTAAACGTCACATGTGTTCGATTGTATATGTATCAGATAAAAGCAAGTACAGATTGGTCTGCTGGAGCTTGAGTCAAAGAGGAGCAGTAGGAGAGACGATTATGCATTTATGCATGTTACATGCGACTGCTATTCACACCGATCTGGCTAAACGTTTACTACGTTTCTATCCTAAGCTCATCAATGACATCTATATCAGTGACGAATACTATGGTTAGTTAATCAACAAACTAGATTTTAAATTGTACAGCTGCAAGCATTTATACTATCAATATTTCTAACAGACACGTTTCCATTTAGTTCCCCTAGTCTCATGCTCAGTTCTTTTTGCTACAAATTAGTTGTTCGCTACTCTTACCCAGAGTATAGATAAGCATACATAATTTTTATCGTAGGTGAAAATGCATTACACATCGCTATAGTGAACGAAGACCCGGCTATGGTAAAGTTCCTTCTGGACAGCGGCGCCGACGTACACGAAAGATGCGTAGGAAATTTTATGTGTCCGGAGGATCAGAAAGCGTCGAGAACAGACAGCGTGGACCACGAATGGGTTTGCGTGGCTCCCGaaacgaattacagcgggtaatCGCAAGTAGAATGCAGAACGTTTCAAGAGTTATATAGGATGATATCTCTAGTTTTCCCTCCTGTACAGATACGTTTACTGGGGCGAATATCCATTAAACTTCGCTGCGTGTTTGGGCCAAGAAGAGTGCTACAGATTGATACTCGCTAGAGGAGCAGATCCCGACAAGCAAGACACCAATGGAAACACGGTTCTGCACATGTTGGTGATCTATGAAAAGATGGTAAGCTCTGCAATCACTTTGAAAGCTTTTAATTAATGGTAACGGTGAGTTTTTGTACGAGGCCACGTTCGATATGGCGTACGAGGTAGGAGCATCGTTATCGATCAGAAACGCGCAACATTTGACACCGCTGACGTTATCGGCGAAGCTGGCAAGGATCGAAATGTTTTTTCACATTTTGAACATCGAGAGGGAGATTTATTGGCAGATTGGCAGCATTACGTGTGCGGCTTATCCCCTCTCGCAGGTGGACACTATCGATGTGAACACTGGTAGCATCAGCCACACTTCCGCCCTGAATCTGGTGGTCTTTGGAGTGAGTTAATTTTTGCTTCTGATTGTACACGTGTTTCTCATTTAGGAAAAGGTTTCTTCTTTAGGAAAAGGATGAGCACTTGGAACTAATGGATGGTACCATGGTTGACCTGTTAAACGCGAAGTGGAACACCTTTGTAAAGTCCAGATTTTATCGCCAGTTCTTCCTATTTTGTTTTTACTTTATTCTTTACTTGATTAGTTTCACTCTTCGACCTGGTCCTTCGGTCACATCGACTGCTACAACTGCTCCGACTACAGAATCGACCACACCGAAATTGCCAGATCCTCCTCCAAATTTTATTCCAGTTACGAATCAAAAAACGTTTCTCGAAGCGAGCCTCTCGTCGTCCTTGGATGAAATTGTGACAAACGCCCTGAATTTAAATTTCCCTTCGAACGCGACGGCTCGCTTTGACGATCTAAAACTCGATCTCGTAACCCACATAATGTCTAATCTGAAGAACATATTGAATGGGAACGAGACCAAAAACGAGCCATTTAACAGCTCCCAACTCGCCAGGTTTGACAAACATTTATTCCGCGAAAATGACACTGATTATTCTACTAGCATCTTGAACGAGACCGCCGACGTTGATTCCACGACGAAGTTTTCGTTTGACAATTCTGTACTGCTTGAGGCTGATAATAAAAGCGATTGGTATGTACCAAGGAACTTTCTGAAAAATTCGACAAGGATGAGAAGAACTTTTCGCACAGTTCGCTCTTCTTTTTTGATAAGGTGGACTGATCTTACCACAGAATGCCGATTAATGCAACTGACCACCGCATCCGCGAAGATCCGATTAATCGCAGAAATATTTATGGAAATCGCAGCTATTCTTTACATTCTTGCAGCGCTAAGAGAGGCCAGGTTTCTAGGTCTCAACATGTTCATCGAAAATCTGGTAATGAAGCtttctttcaaataaaaaatcagtTAACTAACAGAAGCCTTATTAATCGCGTTATTAATTTATAGATGACTGTACCATCGAGAGTAATGTTTCTCTTCTCCTGTTGCATACTGCTCTCTTTTCCGTTTCTGAGATTATCCTGTGCTGACGAAGTGGAAGATGTGCTAGCAGTGGTAGTAATGTTGACTACAGCACCATATTTTTTGTTCTTCTGCAGAGGTTTCAAAACGGTCGGCCCTTTCGTCGTGATGATCTATAGAATGATCATGGGCGACCTACTTCGGTTCGTATCCATCTATTTGGTCTTTGTAATTGGATTTTCTCAAGGTAAACTTCTTTAAAGCGTTTTGATAGAATTTTCGATCGAGACACCTTGCCGATAACGCTTCCACTCGCAGTCGACACACGTTTTCGTTCTGTCACGATCGCACCTCTTCCTTGGCCTGAAACTTTTGGCACACGATAAAAGATACTGCATTTTACTTTCGAGCGTAGATCATGGTTAAAAATAAAACCTAGATCGGAAGACGATCATTCAATTCAATTGAGACACTAAAGATGCTTCTTGTTCGTGAAATTTCTGGATAAAGCATAGAAATATTGCATTATGACTTGATCGTTATCTTTGCCACATCAAGAGCGACATTGACACGAATTATTGCACTGATATCTTGCCAAGTTAATACCGTACCatcttattatataattttgcaaattctgcCTCATTATTTGAGTGCCACTTTTTAATATGTAGCATACATGATAAATGCTTTCTACTCCAGTCATgaactttttcttcttcttcttcttttcctgGTTTTACCTCCTCTTCATCTTTTTTCATGCTATTTTCTTTCCTGCAGCTTATTACATCATATTTCTATCTTTTGATAATCCAAACACGCCAGAAGGTGTTGATGATTCAGTGAGCAATCCAATGCCATCACCAATAGAAAGCATCATGGCAATGTTTCTAATGAGTATGACAAACTTTGGAGATTACTATGGTGCATTTGAGAGGACCCGACATGAAATGGAAGCCAAGGTGGTACTTTCCTACCCTCAAATTTGTCCACTCCAATGAATacttaatgtaaaaatttgtttcatGATAGTTTCTGTTTGTTGTATACATGGCTATTGTTGCTATCTTACTTGTGAACATGTTGATTGCTATGATGGGGAATACGTATCAAAAGATTGCAGAAACTAGGAATGAATGGCAGAGACAAGTATCTGACTTTCTTTTCTAtcatcttttgtatttttatgtccTTATTAGAATTCATATTTTAGTGGGCACGTATAGTTTTGGTAGTAGAAAGAGGAGTAAGTCCTCAAGAAAGGCTTAAAAAATTGATGGATTATTCTCAACCAATGTCTGATGGCCGCAGAGCATTGGTGCTCAGATTAAATCAATCGGTAACAAGCATTAATTGCACAGGCATTCAAATCTATTAATGTAACCAAAGACATCTTTCAGGAAGAAGATAAGGAAGAAATGAAGGAGATTTTGGAAATGAAGAGGACTCATGAGAGATTATATAAAAAGAGGCAACTTAAAACAACAAAAGAAAAGACTACAATAACAGAGGAGAATGTTACTttatagtattatttttattctataaatATAAAGACATTCATTCTGTACAATTATGTTTTATGTACAatccaataaaatatttcaatcatatcttatctctaaatttattttctgaatttatCTTGTTAATACTATAGTTATATCTGTAGTGGTAACTATAGTAACCATTTACTGTGACTAGTAACAAATGTTCATTTGCTTCCTGAATTTCATAGTGTATTACTTCCAGTTAAGAACCATTTGTAACATCAAATAGTTTATGTGATCAGAGTTTCAAAAATGAGTAAATTACGAAGCaagataaattataaaagtttagAATTGGAACTTCAAGAAGCGCTTAAAGCAgatgaattatataaattacaaaatgaagcCAAATTAAGAGCAGTTGAGCAAAATGTGCCTAGATACGA
This Megachile rotundata isolate GNS110a chromosome 7, iyMegRotu1, whole genome shotgun sequence DNA region includes the following protein-coding sequences:
- the nan gene encoding transient receptor potential cation channel subfamily V member nanchung isoform X4, producing MGNTESNVTSGVKKQTDSSSILLYKLVDLKGGGLLVDMMKRATQTKQYAELDHALRTKVEPYLYNKGKGKWIPIEKLVLLRNKDRPKHKMLPPLRAMENPADYDIDKDMGEEEVDETKIDKSKYRLVCWSLSQRGAVGETIMHLCMLHATAIHTDLAKRLLRFYPKLINDIYISDEYYGENALHIAIVNEDPAMVKFLLDSGADVHERCVGNFMCPEDQKASRTDSVDHEWVCVAPETNYSGYVYWGEYPLNFAACLGQEECYRLILARGADPDKQDTNGNTVLHMLVIYEKMATFDMAYEVGASLSIRNAQHLTPLTLSAKLARIEMFFHILNIEREIYWQIGSITCAAYPLSQVDTIDVNTGSISHTSALNLVVFGEKDEHLELMDGTMVDLLNAKWNTFVKSRFYRQFFLFCFYFILYLISFTLRPGPSVTSTATTAPTTESTTPKLPDPPPNFIPVTNQKTFLEASLSSSLDEIVTNALNLNFPSNATARFDDLKLDLVTHIMSNLKNILNGNETKNEPFNSSQLARFDKHLFRENDTDYSTSILNETADVDSTTKFSFDNSVLLEADNKSDWWTDLTTECRLMQLTTASAKIRLIAEIFMEIAAILYILAALREARFLGLNMFIENLMTVPSRVMFLFSCCILLSFPFLRLSCADEVEDVLAVVVMLTTAPYFLFFCRGFKTVGPFVVMIYRMIMGDLLRFVSIYLVFVIGFSQAYYIIFLSFDNPNTPEGVDDSVSNPMPSPIESIMAMFLMSMTNFGDYYGAFERTRHEMEAKFLFVVYMAIVAILLVNMLIAMMGNTYQKIAETRNEWQRQWARIVLVVERGVSPQERLKKLMDYSQPMSDGRRALVLRLNQSTSFRKKIRKK
- the nan gene encoding transient receptor potential cation channel subfamily V member nanchung isoform X5 — encoded protein: MGNTESNVTSGVKKQTDSSSILLYKLVDLKGGGLLVDMMKRATQTKQYAELDHALRTKVEPYLYNKGKGKWIPIEKLVLLRNKDRPKHKMLPPLRAMENPADYDIDKDMGEEEVDETKIDKSKYRLVCWSLSQRGAVGETIMHLCMLHATAIHTDLAKRLLRFYPKLINDIYISDEYYGENALHIAIVNEDPAMVKFLLDSGADVHERCVGNFMCPEDQKASRTDSVDHEWVCVAPETNYSGYVYWGEYPLNFAACLGQEECYRLILARGADPDKQDTNGNTVLHMLVIYEKMATFDMAYEVGASLSIRNAQHLTPLTLSAKLARIEMFFHILNIEREIYWQIGSITCAAYPLSQVDTIDVNTGSISHTSALNLVVFGEKDEHLELMDGTMVDLLNAKWNTFVKSRFYRQFFLFCFYFILYLISFTLRPGPSVTSTATTAPTTESTTPKLPDPPPNFIPVTNQKTFLEASLSSSLDEIVTNALNLNFPSNATARFDDLKLDLVTHIMSNLKNILNGNETKNEPFNSSQLARFDKHLFRENDTDYSTSILNETADVDSTTKFSFDNSVLLEADNKSDWWTDLTTECRLMQLTTASAKIRLIAEIFMEIAAILYILAALREARFLGLNMFIENLMTVPSRVMFLFSCCILLSFPFLRLSCADEVEDVLAVVVMLTTAPYFLFFCRGFKTVGPFVVMIYRMIMGDLLRIFDRDTLPITLPLAVDTRFRSVTIAPLPWPETFGTR
- the nan gene encoding transient receptor potential cation channel subfamily V member nanchung isoform X1, with protein sequence MGNTESNVTSGVKKQTDSSSILLYKLVDLKGGGLLVDMMKRATQTKQYAELDHALRTKVEPYLYNKGKGKWIPIEKLVLLRNKDRPKHKMLPPLRAMENPADYDIDKDMGEEEVDETKIDKSKYRLVCWSLSQRGAVGETIMHLCMLHATAIHTDLAKRLLRFYPKLINDIYISDEYYGENALHIAIVNEDPAMVKFLLDSGADVHERCVGNFMCPEDQKASRTDSVDHEWVCVAPETNYSGYVYWGEYPLNFAACLGQEECYRLILARGADPDKQDTNGNTVLHMLVIYEKMATFDMAYEVGASLSIRNAQHLTPLTLSAKLARIEMFFHILNIEREIYWQIGSITCAAYPLSQVDTIDVNTGSISHTSALNLVVFGEKDEHLELMDGTMVDLLNAKWNTFVKSRFYRQFFLFCFYFILYLISFTLRPGPSVTSTATTAPTTESTTPKLPDPPPNFIPVTNQKTFLEASLSSSLDEIVTNALNLNFPSNATARFDDLKLDLVTHIMSNLKNILNGNETKNEPFNSSQLARFDKHLFRENDTDYSTSILNETADVDSTTKFSFDNSVLLEADNKSDWYVPRNFLKNSTRMRRTFRTVRSSFLIRWTDLTTECRLMQLTTASAKIRLIAEIFMEIAAILYILAALREARFLGLNMFIENLMTVPSRVMFLFSCCILLSFPFLRLSCADEVEDVLAVVVMLTTAPYFLFFCRGFKTVGPFVVMIYRMIMGDLLRFVSIYLVFVIGFSQAYYIIFLSFDNPNTPEGVDDSVSNPMPSPIESIMAMFLMSMTNFGDYYGAFERTRHEMEAKFLFVVYMAIVAILLVNMLIAMMGNTYQKIAETRNEWQRQWARIVLVVERGVSPQERLKKLMDYSQPMSDGRRALVLRLNQSEEDKEEMKEILEMKRTHERLYKKRQLKTTKEKTTITEENVTL
- the nan gene encoding transient receptor potential cation channel subfamily V member nanchung isoform X2; translation: MGNTESNVTSGVKKQTDSSSILLYKLVDLKGGGLLVDMMKRATQTKQYAELDHALRTKVEPYLYNKGKGKWIPIEKLVLLRNKDRPKHKMLPPLRAMENPADYDIDKDMGEEEVDETKIDKSKYRLVCWSLSQRGAVGETIMHLCMLHATAIHTDLAKRLLRFYPKLINDIYISDEYYGENALHIAIVNEDPAMVKFLLDSGADVHERCVGNFMCPEDQKASRTDSVDHEWVCVAPETNYSGYVYWGEYPLNFAACLGQEECYRLILARGADPDKQDTNGNTVLHMLVIYEKMATFDMAYEVGASLSIRNAQHLTPLTLSAKLARIEMFFHILNIEREIYWQIGSITCAAYPLSQVDTIDVNTGSISHTSALNLVVFGEKDEHLELMDGTMVDLLNAKWNTFVKSRFYRQFFLFCFYFILYLISFTLRPGPSVTSTATTAPTTESTTPKLPDPPPNFIPVTNQKTFLEASLSSSLDEIVTNALNLNFPSNATARFDDLKLDLVTHIMSNLKNILNGNETKNEPFNSSQLARFDKHLFRENDTDYSTSILNETADVDSTTKFSFDNSVLLEADNKSDWWTDLTTECRLMQLTTASAKIRLIAEIFMEIAAILYILAALREARFLGLNMFIENLMTVPSRVMFLFSCCILLSFPFLRLSCADEVEDVLAVVVMLTTAPYFLFFCRGFKTVGPFVVMIYRMIMGDLLRFVSIYLVFVIGFSQAYYIIFLSFDNPNTPEGVDDSVSNPMPSPIESIMAMFLMSMTNFGDYYGAFERTRHEMEAKFLFVVYMAIVAILLVNMLIAMMGNTYQKIAETRNEWQRQWARIVLVVERGVSPQERLKKLMDYSQPMSDGRRALVLRLNQSEEDKEEMKEILEMKRTHERLYKKRQLKTTKEKTTITEENVTL
- the nan gene encoding transient receptor potential cation channel subfamily V member nanchung isoform X3 produces the protein MGNTESNVTSGVKKQTDSSSILLYKLVDLKGGGLLVDMMKRATQTKQYAELDHALRTKVEPYLYNKGKGKWIPIEKLVLLRNKDRPKHKMLPPLRAMENPADYDIDKDMGEEEVDETKIDKSKYRLVCWSLSQRGAVGETIMHLCMLHATAIHTDLAKRLLRFYPKLINDIYISDEYYGENALHIAIVNEDPAMVKFLLDSGADVHERCVGNFMCPEDQKASRTDSVDHEWVCVAPETNYSGYVYWGEYPLNFAACLGQEECYRLILARGADPDKQDTNGNTVLHMLVIYEKMATFDMAYEVGASLSIRNAQHLTPLTLSAKLARIEMFFHILNIEREIYWQIGSITCAAYPLSQVDTIDVNTGSISHTSALNLVVFGEKDEHLELMDGTMVDLLNAKWNTFVKSRFYRQFFLFCFYFILYLISFTLRPGPSVTSTATTAPTTESTTPKLPDPPPNFIPVTNQKTFLEASLSSSLDEIVTNALNLNFPSNATARFDDLKLDLVTHIMSNLKNILNGNETKNEPFNSSQLARFDKHLFRENDTDYSTSILNETADVDSTTKFSFDNSVLLEADNKSDWWTDLTTECRLMQLTTASAKIRLIAEIFMEIAAILYILAALREARFLGLNMFIENLMTVPSRVMFLFSCCILLSFPFLRLSCADEVEDVLAVVVMLTTAPYFLFFCRGFKTVGPFVVMIYRMIMGDLLRFVSIYLVFVIGFSQAYYIIFLSFDNPNTPEGVDDSVSNPMPSPIESIMAMFLMSMTNFGDYYGAFERTRHEMEAKIAETRNEWQRQWARIVLVVERGVSPQERLKKLMDYSQPMSDGRRALVLRLNQSEEDKEEMKEILEMKRTHERLYKKRQLKTTKEKTTITEENVTL